The Candidatus Edwardsbacteria bacterium genomic interval CCGTTGAAAATTGAAGAAGGCCAGACTAAATCGTTCGGCGGAATGGAGATCAAAGTCGAGAGGGTACTGGTCGCGTATTTCCAGGAAGATGATGTCGTATCCGATCAGACCCTGGCCGATATTTCGATAAAAAAGGACGGTAAAACCGTCCTTTTTTTATTGATTAGCCCGTGCTGATAATTACCTTCTCTTCTTCTTGGGCTTGGCCGGAGCCTGAGAGGCCTCCTTCTGCTTTTTGGCATATTCCAGGTAATTCTTATATTCCTGGGATTCCGGTTTAATTTCCAAGGCCCTGGTATAAGCAACTATGGCTTTATCGTAATCGACAACTGACGCATGCATGGCAACCGAACCCAGAAGGCTTAAAGCCTCAACATCGGTGTTATCAAGGGCTATAACTTTTTCCAATGGCTCAATGGCCTTTTTTACGTCGCTGCCTTCGAAGTAATAGGCCTGGCCCAGATTGAACCAGGTATTCTTCTCATCCGCCTTTAACGCCCCGGCAGTAGCAAATGCTTTCTGGGCCTGGGGGTAATCCCTTTTATACATATGGACCACTCCCAGCCAATAAAACCACTGATCATTATCCTTTTTTAGTTGAGTGGCTTTTACTAAATTCTTAATAGCTTCGTCCCAGTTCTGAGACTCCATTGCTGAACGGCCGACTTGATAATAGGCATCCGGATTATTGGGATCTATGGCTATGGCCCTGGCAAACAAGTCTTCCGATTCCTTGGTCTTGCCCATATATCGGAAAAGAAGCCCTTTTCTAATGAAGTTTTCCACCTTATTGGGAACCAGGTCTATGGCAAAATTTATTTGTTCCAAAGATTTCTCAATATTGAATGCTGCAGAATCCTTGCTCCCTGATACCGATTTTTTAAGGTACACTCCCGAAAGGTTGAATAAATCGTTCCAATTATCGTCCCAGGCCTTCTGCAGGGAATCCTTCTGGGTGGAGCTGTACTCAATGGCGCTGGCGTAAGATTTCCCGGCCTCCTTGTATTTTTTGGTCTGGACATAGCAATAGGCCAACAGGCCATGCATCTCAGGGTCCTTGGGGGCGTATTCCAGACCCTCATTCAGGGTCAGTATGGCCGCATCATAGTTGGGCGGATCCTCCTGCAGGCGGACCTTGGCCCCGCTGATATACTGGTTGCATCCCACCACTCCCAGGCTGATGATCACAGCAGCTACTATAAGCATAAATGTTTGGTTTTTAAATCTGCGCATTTTTACCTTCCTCTTTTGGTTTTATTTAATTCTTTACGTTTATTTTAACCCGTTATCATTTCAAAGTCAAGTTTAATTTATCGGCTTCTTGCTCCGGCTCATAGGCCGTTTCATCTGTCGTTCGATTTGATCAACATCCCCCGGGGAATCAACCGATAGGCAAGAGTAATTCGTGCGAAGAACCTTAATATCCGCCCCATTTTCCAGGGCTCTCAGCTGTTCAAGTTTCTCCAGCCGCTCCAGCCGTCCCTCAGGCCATTGGGTGAATTTAAGCAAAAAGTTCCGGCGATAGGCATACAGCCCTATGTGTTTCAGAAAAGGTCCGGCCCTTCCGGTATTTTCATCACGGATGAACGGTATGGGGCAGCGTGAAAAATACAGGGCCCGCCCTTGGGTATCGGTCACCACCTTGGCGGTAGTGGAATTGACAACATCGCCGGCATTCTTAAAATTGGTAGCCAGGGTGGCCATCTGTTCCTTGGGATTATCTAACATTTCTTTGGCCAGCAGGTTGATGGCCCTGTGATCTATCAGTGGCTCGTCCCCTTGAATGTTCAGGATAATGTTGAAGCCTCGGTACCGGGGTTTTCTGATGACCTCGGCGATCCGGTCGCTGCCGGACCGATGTTTTCTTGAGGTCAACACTGCCTGCCCGTTAAACCCCTTGACGAAGTTATATATCCGGATATCATCGGTGGCCACCACCAC includes:
- a CDS encoding tetratricopeptide repeat protein produces the protein MRRFKNQTFMLIVAAVIISLGVVGCNQYISGAKVRLQEDPPNYDAAILTLNEGLEYAPKDPEMHGLLAYCYVQTKKYKEAGKSYASAIEYSSTQKDSLQKAWDDNWNDLFNLSGVYLKKSVSGSKDSAAFNIEKSLEQINFAIDLVPNKVENFIRKGLLFRYMGKTKESEDLFARAIAIDPNNPDAYYQVGRSAMESQNWDEAIKNLVKATQLKKDNDQWFYWLGVVHMYKRDYPQAQKAFATAGALKADEKNTWFNLGQAYYFEGSDVKKAIEPLEKVIALDNTDVEALSLLGSVAMHASVVDYDKAIVAYTRALEIKPESQEYKNYLEYAKKQKEASQAPAKPKKKRR
- the kdsB gene encoding 3-deoxy-manno-octulosonate cytidylyltransferase, with the translated sequence MKILGVIPARYGSTRYPGKPLAMICGKPMIQHVYQRCLRAKMLDEVVVATDDIRIYNFVKGFNGQAVLTSRKHRSGSDRIAEVIRKPRYRGFNIILNIQGDEPLIDHRAINLLAKEMLDNPKEQMATLATNFKNAGDVVNSTTAKVVTDTQGRALYFSRCPIPFIRDENTGRAGPFLKHIGLYAYRRNFLLKFTQWPEGRLERLEKLEQLRALENGADIKVLRTNYSCLSVDSPGDVDQIERQMKRPMSRSKKPIN